In the Engystomops pustulosus chromosome 2, aEngPut4.maternal, whole genome shotgun sequence genome, one interval contains:
- the LOC140119713 gene encoding uncharacterized protein isoform X1 has product MALSLHSDPFAEVGGSPVKPLSQRVVRHALAIMHLLITEGDLVDPGDGSEGLSPDQQMQDKKLAIDQIMRLVLGILHLLNEGPASHEQAVNLSDEDWTHLEREERELYSDLLTDNEQTLQSLGNGSFSVKMETALGIHQEDVQRKESPPSATATPGQNRRADPYTDSQADPSLSPDPDSYHPHPFLNPLKDSGNSFPESLDHVYGAPSSASLCAFQRPCPNPSKDSSVTIFPEASHVSSYGDAYAGSSTEDFAVENMSIIHIKQERSLTDHQPQNRAVDTDVCAKQSMEKEERRRFDDRHLLVTHGRINPKHTSRLEHFNEQVKTLLGKTVRKRPAKKRFSCMRCDKSFHCQSHLIMHQRVHTRERPYVCECGKTFTQSSSLFRHQRAHRGERPYICGDCGKTFTQSSYLLIHQRTHTGERPYTCGYCGKCFRVNSTLVRHQRVHMGEKPYICNKCGKGFSQSSYLYIHQKTHTEERPFSCNQCGKSFKVNSSLLRHQRLHLGDAIVCPDS; this is encoded by the exons ATGGCTCTTTCTCTGCACTCTGACCCCTTTGCTGAGGTTGGAGGGTCTCCAGTGAAGCCCCTTTCTCAGAGGGTGGTCCGCCATGCCTTGGCCATCATGCATCTCCTCATCACAGAG GGTGATCTGGTGGATCCAGGAGACGGCTCGGAGGGTCTCTCCCCCGATCAGCAAATGCAAGACAAGAAACTGGCAATCGACCAAATTATGAGGCTTGTCCTGGGAATTCTGCATCTACTGAATGAG GGCCCGGCGTCTCATGAACAAGCTGTGAACTTATCAGATGAAGACTGGACTCATCTAGAGCGAGAGGAGCGGGAGCTGTACAGCGACCTCCTGACCGACAACGAGCAGACGCTGCAGAGCCTTGGTAACG GTTCCTTCAGTGTAAAAATGGAGACTGCACTGGGAATCCATCAAGAAGATGTGCAGAGGAAGGAGTCCCCTCCCAGCGCTACAGCTACCCCTGGCCAGAATCGAAGAGCTGATCCCTACACTGATTCCCAGGCAGATCCCTCTCTGAGTCCCGACCCTGACTCCTACCACCCCCATCCCTTCCTCAACCCCCTGAAGGACAGCGGCAATTCCTTCCCAGAGTCATTGGATCATGTGTATGGAGCGCCATCTTCAGCCTCCCTTTGTGCCTTCCAAAGGCCGTGCCCCAACCCAAGCAAGGACTCGAGTGTCACCATATTCCCGGAGGCCTCACATGTCAGCAGCTATGGTGACGCCTACGCCGGCAGCTCCACTGAAGACTTTGCAG TCGAAAATATGTCCATAATTCATATCAAGCAAGAACGATCCCTCACCGACCATCAACCACAAAATAGGGCTGTGGACACTGATGTCTGTGCAAAGCAATCAATGGAAAAAGAAGAACGGCGCAGGTTTGATGACAGGCACCTCCTGGTGACACATGGGAGAATCAACCCTAAGCACACTTCAAGACTTGAGCACTTCAACGAACAAGTCAAGACCCTTCTGGGAAAAACGGTGAGAAAACGCCCTGCGAAGAAGCGTTTTTCGTGTATGAGGTGTGATAAAAGCTTCCACTGTCAGTCCCACCTCATTATGCATCAGCGAGTGCACACTCGAGAAAGGCCCTATGTGTGTGAGTGTGGAAAGACCTTCACTCAGAGTTCGAGCCTGTTTAGACATCAGAGAGCCCATCGGGGTGAGCGCCCTTACATCTGTGGTGACTGTGGCAAAACCTTTACCCAAAGCTCCTACCTTCTCATTCACCAAAGGACACACACGGGAGAAAGACCCTACACTTGTGGCTATTGTGGCAAATGTTTCCGTGTGAACTCTACCCTTGTCCGCCACCAGCGAGTTCACATGGGTGAAAAGCCATATATATGTAACAAATGTGGGAAGGGCTTTAGTCAGAGCTCCTATCTGTACATCCATCAGAAGACCCACACTGAAGAAAGACCTTTCTCCTGTAATCAATGTGGAAAAAGCTTCAAGGTCAACTCGTCCTTGCTCCGACACCAGCGGCTTCACCTGGGGGACGCCATTGTGTGCCCCGACAGCTAA
- the LOC140119713 gene encoding uncharacterized protein isoform X2: MALSLHSDPFAEVGGSPVKPLSQRVVRHALAIMHLLITEGDLVDPGDGSEGLSPDQQMQDKKLAIDQIMRLVLGILHLLNEGPASHEQAVNLSDEDWTHLEREERELYSDLLTDNEQTLQSLGSFSVKMETALGIHQEDVQRKESPPSATATPGQNRRADPYTDSQADPSLSPDPDSYHPHPFLNPLKDSGNSFPESLDHVYGAPSSASLCAFQRPCPNPSKDSSVTIFPEASHVSSYGDAYAGSSTEDFAVENMSIIHIKQERSLTDHQPQNRAVDTDVCAKQSMEKEERRRFDDRHLLVTHGRINPKHTSRLEHFNEQVKTLLGKTVRKRPAKKRFSCMRCDKSFHCQSHLIMHQRVHTRERPYVCECGKTFTQSSSLFRHQRAHRGERPYICGDCGKTFTQSSYLLIHQRTHTGERPYTCGYCGKCFRVNSTLVRHQRVHMGEKPYICNKCGKGFSQSSYLYIHQKTHTEERPFSCNQCGKSFKVNSSLLRHQRLHLGDAIVCPDS, translated from the exons ATGGCTCTTTCTCTGCACTCTGACCCCTTTGCTGAGGTTGGAGGGTCTCCAGTGAAGCCCCTTTCTCAGAGGGTGGTCCGCCATGCCTTGGCCATCATGCATCTCCTCATCACAGAG GGTGATCTGGTGGATCCAGGAGACGGCTCGGAGGGTCTCTCCCCCGATCAGCAAATGCAAGACAAGAAACTGGCAATCGACCAAATTATGAGGCTTGTCCTGGGAATTCTGCATCTACTGAATGAG GGCCCGGCGTCTCATGAACAAGCTGTGAACTTATCAGATGAAGACTGGACTCATCTAGAGCGAGAGGAGCGGGAGCTGTACAGCGACCTCCTGACCGACAACGAGCAGACGCTGCAGAGCCTTG GTTCCTTCAGTGTAAAAATGGAGACTGCACTGGGAATCCATCAAGAAGATGTGCAGAGGAAGGAGTCCCCTCCCAGCGCTACAGCTACCCCTGGCCAGAATCGAAGAGCTGATCCCTACACTGATTCCCAGGCAGATCCCTCTCTGAGTCCCGACCCTGACTCCTACCACCCCCATCCCTTCCTCAACCCCCTGAAGGACAGCGGCAATTCCTTCCCAGAGTCATTGGATCATGTGTATGGAGCGCCATCTTCAGCCTCCCTTTGTGCCTTCCAAAGGCCGTGCCCCAACCCAAGCAAGGACTCGAGTGTCACCATATTCCCGGAGGCCTCACATGTCAGCAGCTATGGTGACGCCTACGCCGGCAGCTCCACTGAAGACTTTGCAG TCGAAAATATGTCCATAATTCATATCAAGCAAGAACGATCCCTCACCGACCATCAACCACAAAATAGGGCTGTGGACACTGATGTCTGTGCAAAGCAATCAATGGAAAAAGAAGAACGGCGCAGGTTTGATGACAGGCACCTCCTGGTGACACATGGGAGAATCAACCCTAAGCACACTTCAAGACTTGAGCACTTCAACGAACAAGTCAAGACCCTTCTGGGAAAAACGGTGAGAAAACGCCCTGCGAAGAAGCGTTTTTCGTGTATGAGGTGTGATAAAAGCTTCCACTGTCAGTCCCACCTCATTATGCATCAGCGAGTGCACACTCGAGAAAGGCCCTATGTGTGTGAGTGTGGAAAGACCTTCACTCAGAGTTCGAGCCTGTTTAGACATCAGAGAGCCCATCGGGGTGAGCGCCCTTACATCTGTGGTGACTGTGGCAAAACCTTTACCCAAAGCTCCTACCTTCTCATTCACCAAAGGACACACACGGGAGAAAGACCCTACACTTGTGGCTATTGTGGCAAATGTTTCCGTGTGAACTCTACCCTTGTCCGCCACCAGCGAGTTCACATGGGTGAAAAGCCATATATATGTAACAAATGTGGGAAGGGCTTTAGTCAGAGCTCCTATCTGTACATCCATCAGAAGACCCACACTGAAGAAAGACCTTTCTCCTGTAATCAATGTGGAAAAAGCTTCAAGGTCAACTCGTCCTTGCTCCGACACCAGCGGCTTCACCTGGGGGACGCCATTGTGTGCCCCGACAGCTAA